The DNA region CTGTTACCACAACCGTTAACGGGGTAAGGCAAAAGTATACCAACTTCCAGATTAACAGATATACTTTGCTTGGCATCAGTTACCGTTTCGGCAACAGCCAAAATAAAACCGAAAAACAGGATACCGGTAACCAGGATGAGAAAGGCCGGATCCATTAAAAGCAAAAGGGAGCTCATGCGGACTCCCTTTAAACAATCACGAAACAAAAGCAAGGTTACATTTTGCCTGAGCTGTCTTTGCCCATTTTACCTTTACCCATTTTACTTTTTGACATTTTATCGTGGCTCATTTTGTCCGAACCCATCTTGTCTGATGCCATTTTATCATGGCTCATTTTGTCCTTGCCCATTTTATCAGTACTCATTTTGCCTGAAGCCATTTTATCGTGGTTCATTTTGTCTTTACTCATCTTGTCCTTTTTCATTTTACCGGTGTCGCTTAGCATAATAGTATTATGCACAGGATTTAATGTTTTAGCCTGTACATTAGCTGTAATGCCGGCAATAGCAAGGGTAGCGATAAGGGCGCCCGAAATAATTGATGTGATTTTCATGTTTGATTTTTTAGTTGATATTTGCCGCTTAGTCGGCTTGAAGCATGAAACCTTACAAAATATTTTGATTTTATTTAGAAAGCCATCCGGTAGGCCATCAATCAAAAAAATTGGTGAAATTCGTGCACATTCAATTTACGCATATTAAGATTATTTTATGACGATCAGCGAGGCGCAACAACTGGTAGATAACTGGATAAAAACAACCGGCATCAGGTATTTTAACGAACTTACCAATACCGCTATTTTAATGGAAGAGGTTGGCGAAGTGGCCCGGATCATGGCGAGGCAATACGGCGAGCAATCATTCAAAAAATCAGATACAGAAGTTAACCTGGCCGATGAAATGGCCGACGTTCTTTTTGTACTCATTTGCCTGGCCAATCAAACCGGCATCGACCTAACCGAAGCCCTGGAAAAGAACATGGAAAAGAAAAGCATCAGGGATGCAGAGCGGCATAAAAACAATGAAAAATTGAAGTGATTAAAATTAAATTCCACAATATTCAGTTAAACAAAATTAAATTTCGCTTGTTTTCTATTTAATATAATTTAATAAGGCAAAACTCGTTTAATCTAAAACAATTAAACAACCTTATTATGAAAACCTATTTTATACTGTCGGTAAGTTTTTTACTTGTACTGACATCCTGCGATCGTCAAAAAGAACAAAAAGCAACGATTGCCGAAGTGACGTTAGCGCCCGCTCCTCCTGCAGAAAAATCTGATATGGAAGCATTTAAGACACCGGCAGTTGTTGACGATAATCACGCTTCTGCCAATACAACAATTACCGACACCGCAAAAAAAATCATCAAGGAGGGAGACATACGTTTTGAAACCGGCAATCCGAAGGCGGCGAGGCAAAACATCGTTTCATCGCTCAAAAAATTAGGCGGTTACCTTGCCGAAGAAAATGAGACCAACAGCGGCGAAACCAATCAAAAGGAATACAGCCTCAAGATCAGAGTACCCTCTAAAAACTTTGATGCTTTTTTAAATGGCCTAACTTCCAGTGCAGATCATATCGACTCCAAAAACATTCATATAAGGGATGTAACTACACAATTCATCGACGTTAAGGCACAAATCAACAATAACAAACAGTTGGAGCAGCGTTATTTGCAGTTGGCTGCTAAAGCCACCAAAATGACCGACCTCCTGGCTGTTGAAGATAAGCTTGCCGCTATCCGTACCGAAATTGATTCGGCACAAGGGCAGTTGAACTATTTGAGCAGCCAGGTTAGTTATAGTTCGTTGGATATCAGTTTTTACACCCGGCAGGGTACCCTGGTAAACAACGGCAATGGTTTTGGCTATAAATTTAAAAACTCGCTGGGTACCGGCTGGGAAACCATGCAAAACATGTTCTTTTCAATAGTATCTCTGTGGCCTTTAATATTTGTTGCTTTAATTGCTTTCCTGTTAATCATCCGCTGGAAAAAACGGAGGAGACCAAATGTGTTAACAGAGGCATAAATAATATCCTTAAAGTTAATTTTATATTAAAATTATAAAAAGGAAAATACAAAAAGGTATTAACCGATGAAGATTTAATTAAAAGGGTAGAAACTTTATTAAATTATTTAATAAATGCTTGATAAGTAGAAATTTAACACCTAATTTTAAGCACCTAATTAATTGATCATGATCCGTGTACGGTCTAAAGTTGTACTGTTGGTTGCCCCCCATGTAGTTGGCCTTGAAGTATTGCCTAATAACAAGGTTTTTAAACATATTTCAACTGTTCCGGCTATTTTTCCATCCATACACGATATCAAACCCAACCTGCTCATACTTGATTACGACTATCTTGTTAAAGATATCGAAAAGATCCTCCGCCGTTTAAGTACAAACATTGCATACAAAAACATCAGGATCTGCTGCTATAAAAACAAATGGCACTCCAAGGTTGATCCTTTCCTGAAAACATTGGGCGTTGACCATATTTTTTATGCTGAAGATATGCAGGATGAAGTCACCAGGAAAAGCGCATTTGACGCCATTGGCAATGTTATACTGGACGGGACGTTTTTTAATTTATTAAAGCCGGTGCATTGAGTGCCCGTTTCTCTCAAATATCATTGCGGGCGCGGCGTGGCAATGACCTGTTTTTATTCTTATATCATGGCTCTTGTCATCCTGATTCTTGAGCCGCCTTGTTTCACCCTTAAATCACCACATCCCCCTCAAAAACCCTTACAGCCGGCCCTTCTAAAAAGATCTCCGTAAAAGCTCTGCCATCATAATCAAAACGGATATTAAGGTTTCCTCCTAATACTTTTATCGGGGTGGTAATATGCCCGGTTTGCTGTTTGTGCTGCGCCATGGCCAGGGCAACGGCAGTTACACCCGTTCCGCATGCAAAGGTTTCATCCTCTACCCCGCGCTCAAAGGTGCGTACAAAGTAGCCTTCCTTCATTGGTTCAACAAAATTTACGTTAATACCATTTTTACGGTAGGTAGCATTGTTGCGGATGGCACGGCCTTCCTGGTAAACGTTGCGCTGTTCAAGCCCGTCAACCAGTTTTACGTAGTGTGGCGAGCCGGTGTTGAGCACATAAGCATCGGCATCGGTATTAACTTCGTTTACATCGATCATTTGCAGGCTTACCCAATCGCCTTCGTCTGAAATTTTGGCATAATGCGGGCCATCTACCGCCAAAAATTCCGTTTCCGATTTAATAACGCCTAAAAATTTGGCAAAGGCCACAATACAGCGCCCGCCGTTGCCGCACATGCTGCTCGGCTGGCCGTCGGCATTGTAATAAATCATCTCAAAATCGTATCCGTCTTTGTTTTGCAATAGCATCAAACCATCACCACCGATACCGAAACGACGGTCGCACAGGCCCGAAATCAGCTTAGGATTATGATGATCAACGCGGTTATCGCGGTTATCAATCAAAATAAAATCATTGCCTGCGCCCTGGTATTTATAAAAATGTATCTTCACAATTATCCTGTTAATATCAGCCCCTTTAGTCTTCAACAAAACCCGTGCTAACAATTAAAATAGCCGATGTTTATGTATTTAACAAATTTTAACAAAAAACGGGATAACTAATCATTGATTATCTCGTCTATATGGTATTAAATTTGATCTGTAAAATAAGTAAACTTAATAATAAGAAAGGCAAATAATAAATGAAAAAGATTGGTTTAACACTAATAACCGCTTTTGTTGGAGGTGCGATGGCCTTAGGAGTATACAAGGTTATCGAAAACAAGTACTCTGACAACCTGAGCTTCGAAGACAAGCAAAAGGTATATTTTACAAGTAACCCGTCAACCCCGGTTTCATCAACTGGCGACCTGGATTTTACCCAGGCAGCGGCGGCAGCTACCCCGGCGGTGGTTTACATCCGCACCACCTACACTAACAAAGGCAGCGGCGGACAGGACCAACTGGAGCAAATGTTTGGCGATATGTTTGGTCAGCGGGTGCGTCCGCAAGGGCCGCAAATGGCATCAGGCTCCGGGGTTATCATTTCGCCCGATGGCTACATTGTAACCAACAACCACGTGGTTGAAAAGGCCGATAAAATTACCGTTGCCACTAATGATCACCGTACTTTCAGCGCCAAAGTTATCGGCACCGACCCAAGTACAGATCTTGCCCTCATTAAAGTTAGTGCTAACAACCTGCCAATTGTAAAATTAGGTAACAGCGACGATGCTAAAGTTGGCGAATGGGTTTTAGCTGTAGGTAACCCTTTTAA from Mucilaginibacter sp. SJ includes:
- a CDS encoding nucleotide pyrophosphohydrolase, with the protein product MTISEAQQLVDNWIKTTGIRYFNELTNTAILMEEVGEVARIMARQYGEQSFKKSDTEVNLADEMADVLFVLICLANQTGIDLTEALEKNMEKKSIRDAERHKNNEKLK
- a CDS encoding DUF4349 domain-containing protein, producing MKTYFILSVSFLLVLTSCDRQKEQKATIAEVTLAPAPPAEKSDMEAFKTPAVVDDNHASANTTITDTAKKIIKEGDIRFETGNPKAARQNIVSSLKKLGGYLAEENETNSGETNQKEYSLKIRVPSKNFDAFLNGLTSSADHIDSKNIHIRDVTTQFIDVKAQINNNKQLEQRYLQLAAKATKMTDLLAVEDKLAAIRTEIDSAQGQLNYLSSQVSYSSLDISFYTRQGTLVNNGNGFGYKFKNSLGTGWETMQNMFFSIVSLWPLIFVALIAFLLIIRWKKRRRPNVLTEA
- the dapF gene encoding diaminopimelate epimerase; the protein is MKIHFYKYQGAGNDFILIDNRDNRVDHHNPKLISGLCDRRFGIGGDGLMLLQNKDGYDFEMIYYNADGQPSSMCGNGGRCIVAFAKFLGVIKSETEFLAVDGPHYAKISDEGDWVSLQMIDVNEVNTDADAYVLNTGSPHYVKLVDGLEQRNVYQEGRAIRNNATYRKNGINVNFVEPMKEGYFVRTFERGVEDETFACGTGVTAVALAMAQHKQQTGHITTPIKVLGGNLNIRFDYDGRAFTEIFLEGPAVRVFEGDVVI